In Bactrocera oleae isolate idBacOlea1 chromosome 3, idBacOlea1, whole genome shotgun sequence, a genomic segment contains:
- the LOC106620992 gene encoding UPAR/Ly6 domain-containing protein twit isoform X1: protein MSTSAYFLSLLLALALGSTAVDALLKCWRCSTDVSNGGFCDDPFDPEFISDQQRYWSYVNCSYSSGFKAVNARPVCKKLVQEVYGKRVISRSCFYEDYEDSSDRCGHETSSSYIKTIFCQTCSSDGCNGAVTFTPYVALVLLPIGTLLIKLFK, encoded by the exons ATGTCCACTTCAGCATATTTCCTGTCATTACTCTTGGCCTTGGCATTGGGGAGCACTGCAG tcGACGCTTTGCTAAAATGTTGGCGCTGCTCAACAGATGTATCCAATGGTGGCTTCTGCGATGATCCATTCGATCCGGAATTCATTTCCGACCAACAACGTTACTGGAGTTACGTGAATTGCTCATATTCTTCTGGTTTCAAGGCGGTCAACGCACGACCAGTGTGTAAAAAACTTGTACAAGAAG TTTACGGCAAACGTGTTATTTCCCGCTCTTGTTTTTACGAAGACTATGAAGACTCCTCCGATCGCTGCGGTCATGAAACTAGCTCATCCTACATCAAAACGATTTTCTGTCAAACATGCAGCAGCGATGGCTGCAATGGCGCTGTTACTTTCACGCCTTACGTCGCGTTAGTCCTACTACCTATCGGCACGCTGCTAATCAAGCTGTTTAAATGA
- the LOC106620992 gene encoding UPAR/Ly6 domain-containing protein twit isoform X2: protein MSTSAYFLSLLLALALGSTAVDALLKCWRCSTDVSNGGFCDDPFDPEFISDQQRYWSYVNCSYSSGFKAVNARPVCKKLVQEVYGKRVISRSCFYEDYEDSSDRCGHETSSSYIKTIFCQTCSSDGCNGAVTFTPYVALVLLPIATLLIKLFK from the exons ATGTCCACTTCAGCATATTTCCTGTCATTACTCTTGGCCTTGGCATTGGGGAGCACTGCAG tcGACGCTTTGCTAAAATGTTGGCGCTGCTCAACAGATGTATCCAATGGTGGCTTCTGCGATGATCCATTCGATCCGGAATTCATTTCCGACCAACAACGTTACTGGAGTTACGTGAATTGCTCATATTCTTCTGGTTTCAAGGCGGTCAACGCACGACCAGTGTGTAAAAAACTTGTACAAGAAG TTTATGGCAAACGTGTTATTTCCCGCTCTTGTTTTTACGAAGACTATGAAGACTCCTCCGATCGCTGCGGTCATGAAACTAGTTCATCATACATCAAAACGATTTTCTGTCAAACATGCAGCAGCGATGGCTGCAATGGCGCTGTCACTTTCACGCCTTACGTCGCGTTAGTCCTACTACCTATCGCCACGCTGCTAATCAAGCTGTTCAAATGA